In Kitasatospora sp. NA04385, a single genomic region encodes these proteins:
- a CDS encoding high frequency lysogenization protein HflD: MAVHRTPARTGAALAAALALTALAAPAAQAHPLGNFSVNHYLGLTVGGDGVEALAVTDLAEIPTLQEQGAVDTDHDGTADAAERAAHAARRCDDTARRTRLTADGAPLRWTVASASFAYQDGAAGLRTSRLECRLRADRQLARDGADFHVETGADPARVGWNEITARGDGAVLDRSDVPAASVSRELRDYPRDLLDAPAGVTAATFRARPGTGPGAAPLADAPTAGTAGGWLAPLDTRLAALGTAHHLTLPLGLLAVLLSVVLGAGHALLPGHGKTVMAAYLAGKRGRPRDALTVGATVTLTHTTGVLVTGLLLTTFSALAGDRLLARLGTVSGALVLLVGTLLLRDALRSRRTRRAPAADGAGQHAPDPHPVLVGAAAGTAAHPGSGQGHGHSHHDDDPHEHHDHDHGHDHDHDHGHGHGHGHEHGHRHGLFGHHHTHAHARTHAPDRGAERRRLIGLGIAGGLVPSPSALVVLLGAVALGRTLFGAALVLAYGLGMAATLTGAGLLLVGLGRRVEPLAAHPVLARLRGLAPYSALLTALLVLAVGAGMVLRSLPTAV; encoded by the coding sequence GTGGCAGTCCACCGCACCCCCGCCCGCACCGGGGCCGCCCTCGCCGCGGCCCTCGCCCTGACCGCGCTGGCCGCACCGGCCGCGCAGGCCCACCCGCTCGGCAACTTCTCGGTCAACCACTACCTCGGACTCACCGTCGGCGGCGACGGCGTCGAGGCCCTCGCCGTCACCGACCTCGCCGAGATCCCCACCCTCCAGGAACAGGGCGCCGTCGACACCGACCACGACGGCACCGCCGACGCCGCGGAGCGCGCCGCCCACGCCGCCCGCCGGTGCGACGACACCGCCCGCCGGACCCGCCTGACCGCCGACGGCGCACCCCTGCGCTGGACGGTCGCCTCCGCCTCGTTCGCCTACCAGGACGGGGCGGCGGGACTGCGCACCAGCCGGCTCGAATGCCGCCTCCGGGCCGACCGGCAACTCGCCCGCGACGGCGCGGACTTCCACGTCGAGACCGGGGCCGACCCGGCCCGGGTCGGCTGGAACGAGATCACCGCCCGGGGCGACGGCGCCGTCCTCGACCGCTCCGACGTCCCGGCCGCCTCCGTCAGCCGCGAACTGCGGGACTACCCCAGGGACTTGCTCGACGCGCCCGCGGGCGTCACCGCCGCGACCTTCCGCGCCCGCCCCGGCACCGGGCCGGGCGCCGCCCCGCTCGCGGACGCACCGACCGCCGGAACCGCGGGCGGCTGGCTGGCCCCGCTCGACACCCGTCTCGCCGCGCTCGGCACGGCCCACCACCTGACCCTGCCGCTCGGCCTGCTCGCCGTCCTGCTCTCGGTCGTCCTCGGCGCCGGGCACGCCCTGCTCCCCGGCCACGGCAAGACCGTCATGGCCGCCTACCTCGCCGGGAAACGCGGCCGCCCGCGCGACGCGCTCACCGTCGGCGCCACCGTCACCCTCACCCACACCACGGGCGTCCTGGTCACCGGCCTGCTGCTGACCACCTTCTCCGCGCTCGCCGGAGACCGCCTGCTGGCCCGGCTCGGCACCGTCAGCGGCGCCCTCGTGCTGCTCGTCGGCACCCTGCTGCTGCGGGACGCGCTGCGCTCCCGCCGCACCCGGCGGGCCCCGGCGGCGGACGGCGCCGGACAGCACGCGCCCGACCCGCACCCGGTCCTGGTCGGCGCGGCGGCCGGGACCGCGGCCCACCCGGGCAGCGGGCAGGGCCACGGGCACAGCCACCACGACGACGACCCGCACGAACACCACGACCACGACCACGGCCACGACCACGACCACGACCACGGCCACGGGCACGGCCATGGGCACGAACACGGCCACCGGCACGGTCTGTTCGGTCACCACCACACCCACGCCCACGCCCGTACCCACGCACCGGACCGGGGAGCGGAGCGGCGACGGCTGATCGGCCTGGGGATCGCCGGCGGCCTGGTGCCCAGCCCCTCCGCGCTGGTGGTGCTGCTCGGCGCGGTCGCCCTCGGACGCACCCTGTTCGGCGCCGCCCTGGTGCTGGCCTACGGCCTGGGCATGGCCGCGACCCTGACCGGGGCGGGGCTGCTCCTGGTCGGCCTCGGCCGCCGGGTCGAGCCGCTCGCCGCCCACCCGGTCCTGGCCCGACTGCGCGGCCTCGCCCCGTACAGCGCCCTGCTGACCGCGCTGCTGGTCCTCGCCGTCGGCGCGGGCATGGTCCTGCGCAGCCTGCCCACCGCCGTCTGA
- a CDS encoding DUF4331 domain-containing protein translates to MSLLRRSPGRSSAARGAAVLTALALGTAGTALLGTGAGTSAASSHREAPLIAADPQVDNTDVYAFTSPDNPDTVTLIANWLPFQEPNGGPNFYPWADGAHYDINIDSQGTGHPDVTYRWTFHTEDLRGTDTFLYNKGPVNDLGDDTLRFRQYYTLQELHPNCNPVTLVEHGQVAPSDTGRASMPDYGRLRQQATVQLPGGGQTVATQAADPFFLDLRVFDLLYGGNLSEVGQNTLAGYNVNSVALQIPKSSLAYKGDPTRNPVIGVWSSTEKQSMKLSPGKADPVGDYVQVSRLGNPLVNEVVVPAGLKDAFNALPPSEDHNQPAVVAKVLDPEVPKLVQAIYGLPAPATPRTDLQEIFLTGIAKAANGPLAVDLNSQLMNQDIDPNLFVPAEELRLNMSTPVTPNPDRLGVLNGDFQGFPNGRRLGDDVVDIALQVVEGATPGKFVPALAAGDKVNGPDKPFATTFPYLALPYDKAVNQK, encoded by the coding sequence ATGAGCCTTCTTCGTCGTTCCCCGGGTCGCAGCTCCGCTGCCCGGGGGGCCGCCGTCCTCACCGCGCTCGCCCTCGGTACGGCCGGCACCGCCCTGCTCGGCACCGGCGCCGGCACCTCCGCGGCGTCCAGCCACCGCGAGGCGCCGCTGATCGCCGCCGACCCGCAGGTCGACAACACCGACGTGTACGCCTTCACCAGCCCCGACAACCCGGACACGGTCACGCTGATCGCCAACTGGCTGCCGTTCCAGGAGCCCAACGGCGGCCCGAACTTCTACCCGTGGGCGGACGGCGCGCACTACGACATCAACATCGACTCGCAGGGCACCGGGCACCCGGACGTCACCTACCGCTGGACCTTCCACACCGAGGACCTGCGCGGCACCGACACCTTCCTCTACAACAAGGGGCCGGTGAACGACCTCGGCGACGACACCCTGCGCTTCCGGCAGTACTACACGCTCCAGGAGCTCCACCCGAACTGCAACCCGGTCACCCTGGTCGAGCACGGGCAGGTCGCCCCGTCCGACACCGGCCGGGCCTCGATGCCGGACTACGGGCGGCTGCGGCAGCAGGCCACCGTCCAACTCCCGGGCGGCGGACAGACGGTGGCCACCCAGGCCGCCGACCCGTTCTTCCTGGACCTGCGGGTCTTCGACCTGCTGTACGGCGGCAACCTCTCCGAGGTCGGCCAGAACACCCTGGCCGGGTACAACGTCAACTCGGTGGCGCTGCAGATCCCCAAGAGCAGCCTCGCCTACAAGGGCGACCCGACCCGCAACCCCGTCATCGGCGTCTGGTCGAGCACCGAGAAGCAGAGCATGAAGCTCAGCCCGGGCAAGGCCGACCCGGTCGGCGACTACGTGCAGGTCTCGCGGCTGGGCAACCCGCTGGTCAACGAGGTCGTCGTCCCGGCCGGTCTGAAGGACGCGTTCAACGCGCTGCCCCCGTCCGAGGACCACAACCAGCCCGCGGTGGTCGCCAAGGTGCTCGACCCCGAGGTGCCCAAGCTGGTCCAGGCGATCTACGGCCTGCCCGCGCCCGCCACGCCGCGCACCGACCTCCAGGAGATCTTCCTGACCGGCATCGCCAAGGCCGCCAACGGCCCGCTCGCCGTCGACCTCAACTCCCAGCTGATGAACCAGGACATCGACCCGAACCTGTTCGTCCCCGCCGAGGAGCTGCGGCTGAACATGTCCACCCCGGTGACGCCGAACCCGGACCGCCTCGGCGTCCTCAACGGCGACTTCCAGGGCTTCCCCAACGGCCGCCGCCTGGGCGACGACGTCGTCGACATCGCCCTGCAGGTCGTCGAGGGCGCCACCCCCGGCAAGTTCGTCCCGGCCCTCGCCGCCGGCGACAAGGTCAACGGGCCCGACAAGCCGTTCGCCACGACCTTCCCGTACCTCGCCCTGCCCTACGACAAGGCCGTCAACCAGAAGTGA
- a CDS encoding lipopolysaccharide assembly protein LapB, which produces MRRLPLLLTAAALCAGLAYAGGLADPPPAPASASAPAAPRAAPPAGSALAAAIGADQQHLRDRPEDAAAWARLGGEYVEQARLTADASYYPKADEALHRSLALAPEGNTDALTGLGALANARHLFAEAAEHAQRALDAAPLHWQAWAVLTDARTQLGDDTGATDAAQHLLDLHPGTASFTRAAYDLEQHGRTEDARTALQRALADAYDPADRAFCLHQLAELDRNSGRTADALDGYRRALAADPAYTAALAGQARAEAALGRTDDALAHYAQAAAQVPLPQYLLELGELHEALGHTAQAAEQYRLLRAEADLAAAGGVVDDLTLGQFEADHGDPATAVRLLRAEWDRRHQALVADALAWALHRTGADREALDYTGLALAHGWRSALFLYHRGEIERALGRTGDARTDLAQALATDPGFSPLLAPQARAALARLAP; this is translated from the coding sequence GTGCGCCGCCTGCCCCTGCTCCTGACCGCCGCCGCCCTGTGCGCCGGCCTCGCCTACGCCGGCGGGCTCGCCGATCCGCCGCCCGCCCCCGCCTCAGCCTCCGCCCCCGCCGCGCCCCGTGCGGCGCCGCCCGCCGGGTCCGCCCTGGCGGCGGCGATCGGGGCCGACCAGCAGCACCTGCGCGACCGCCCCGAGGACGCCGCGGCCTGGGCCCGGCTCGGCGGCGAGTACGTCGAGCAGGCCCGGCTGACCGCCGACGCCTCGTACTACCCGAAGGCCGACGAGGCCCTGCACCGCTCGCTGGCCCTCGCACCGGAGGGCAACACCGACGCGCTGACCGGCCTCGGCGCGCTCGCCAACGCCCGGCACCTGTTCGCCGAAGCCGCCGAGCACGCGCAGCGGGCCCTCGACGCCGCGCCGCTGCACTGGCAGGCGTGGGCCGTGCTCACCGACGCCCGCACCCAGCTCGGCGACGACACCGGCGCCACCGACGCCGCCCAGCACCTGCTCGACCTGCACCCGGGCACCGCGTCCTTCACCCGCGCCGCCTACGACCTCGAACAGCACGGCCGGACCGAGGACGCCCGCACGGCCCTGCAACGGGCCCTCGCCGACGCCTACGACCCCGCCGACCGGGCGTTCTGCCTCCACCAGCTCGCCGAACTCGACCGGAACTCCGGCCGCACCGCCGACGCCCTCGACGGCTACCGCCGCGCCCTGGCCGCCGACCCCGCCTACACCGCGGCCCTGGCCGGGCAGGCCCGCGCCGAGGCCGCGCTCGGCCGCACCGACGACGCCCTCGCCCACTACGCGCAGGCCGCCGCACAGGTGCCCCTCCCCCAGTACCTGCTGGAACTCGGCGAACTCCACGAGGCCCTCGGCCACACCGCGCAGGCCGCCGAGCAGTACCGGCTGCTGCGCGCCGAAGCCGACCTGGCGGCCGCGGGCGGCGTCGTCGACGACCTGACGCTCGGCCAGTTCGAGGCCGACCACGGCGACCCGGCCACCGCCGTCCGGCTGCTGCGCGCCGAGTGGGACCGCCGCCACCAGGCCCTGGTCGCCGACGCCCTCGCCTGGGCCCTGCACCGCACCGGCGCCGACCGCGAAGCCCTCGACTACACCGGCCTGGCCCTCGCCCACGGCTGGCGCAGCGCCCTGTTCCTCTACCACCGCGGCGAGATCGAGCGCGCCCTCGGCCGCACCGGGGACGCCCGCACCGACCTCGCCCAGGCCCTGGCCACCGACCCGGGGTTCAGCCCCCTGCTGGCCCCGCAGGCCCGCGCCGCGCTGGCGCGGCTCGCCCCCTGA
- a CDS encoding chaplin, with the protein MSRTRTYLAAAALAATAVVGTAGAASASAGAEGVAAGSPGVLSGNLIQVPVHVPVNLCGNSVSVVGLLNPAFGNSCANVG; encoded by the coding sequence ATGTCCCGCACCCGCACGTACCTCGCCGCCGCCGCGCTGGCCGCCACCGCCGTCGTGGGCACCGCCGGAGCGGCCTCCGCGTCCGCCGGCGCCGAGGGCGTGGCCGCCGGTTCGCCCGGCGTCCTGTCCGGCAACCTGATCCAGGTCCCCGTGCACGTCCCGGTCAACCTGTGCGGCAACAGCGTCAGCGTGGTCGGCCTCCTGAACCCGGCGTTCGGCAACTCCTGCGCCAACGTCGGCTGA
- a CDS encoding fasciclin domain-containing protein has protein sequence MSASTRNRRTFTALLAAGALAATLGACSSSGGSSSSSASASAASPSAAMSSAAMSTGSSSTAATADQPFGAACAAVPKDGAGSFTGMAKDPVATAASNNPLLSTLVTAVKQAGLVDTLNSAQNITVFAPTNDAFAKLPKADLDALLADKAKLTKVLTYHVSPDRLSPAALPGKHPSLEGADLTAGGSGHDFTVNGNSKVLCGNVQTANATVYIVDTVLMPAS, from the coding sequence ATGTCCGCTTCCACCCGCAACCGCCGCACCTTCACCGCCCTGCTCGCCGCCGGCGCGCTCGCCGCCACCCTGGGCGCGTGCAGCAGCAGCGGCGGTTCCAGCTCCTCGTCGGCCTCCGCCTCGGCGGCCTCGCCCTCGGCGGCGATGTCCTCCGCGGCGATGTCCACCGGCAGCTCCTCCACCGCGGCGACGGCCGACCAGCCGTTCGGCGCGGCCTGTGCCGCCGTGCCGAAGGACGGCGCCGGGTCGTTCACCGGCATGGCGAAGGACCCGGTGGCCACCGCGGCCTCCAACAACCCGCTGCTGTCCACCCTGGTGACGGCGGTCAAGCAGGCCGGGCTGGTCGACACCCTCAACTCCGCGCAGAACATCACCGTGTTCGCGCCCACCAACGACGCCTTCGCCAAGCTCCCGAAGGCCGACCTGGACGCGCTGCTCGCCGACAAGGCCAAGCTCACCAAGGTCCTCACCTACCACGTCAGCCCGGACCGCCTGTCCCCCGCCGCCCTGCCCGGCAAGCACCCGTCCCTGGAGGGCGCCGACCTCACGGCCGGCGGCTCGGGCCACGACTTCACCGTCAACGGCAACTCCAAGGTGCTGTGCGGCAACGTCCAGACCGCCAACGCCACCGTCTACATCGTCGACACCGTCCTGATGCCCGCCTCCTGA
- a CDS encoding molybdopterin-dependent oxidoreductase yields the protein MLAATAGTFAAGALAGVGGRLLTDRRFDVTAARDAVRLPAPADPLPALPAAVHPNVPGLPPFTTPNADFYRVDTALTIPRIDPRDWTLRIHGLVDRPQLLTFDELLREPLEELDHTLSCVSNEVGGPYVGTTRWLGAALPALLRRAGVRSGADQLVGRSKDGMTIGTPLESVLDGRRALLAVAMNGEALPLAHGFPCRTVVPGFYGYTSATKWLVDLEVTTFTAFDPYWVQRGWDRTGTVRTASRIEVPAPFAKVPAGDVDVAGTAWATHRGVAAVELRIDGGPWRQAELAADAGPDLWRQWSYRWPGAPPGTHRIEVRSTDATGAVQPESRATPFPAGATGWHSTVVIVT from the coding sequence GTGCTGGCCGCCACCGCCGGGACGTTCGCGGCGGGCGCGCTGGCCGGAGTCGGCGGACGCCTGCTGACCGACCGCCGGTTCGACGTCACCGCCGCCCGCGACGCCGTCCGCCTCCCGGCACCGGCCGACCCGCTGCCCGCGCTGCCCGCCGCCGTGCACCCGAACGTCCCCGGCCTGCCGCCGTTCACCACGCCGAACGCCGACTTCTACCGGGTCGACACCGCACTCACGATCCCCCGGATCGACCCCCGCGACTGGACGCTGCGCATCCACGGCCTGGTCGACCGCCCGCAGCTGCTCACCTTCGACGAGCTGCTGCGGGAGCCGCTGGAGGAGCTGGACCACACGCTGTCCTGCGTCTCCAACGAGGTCGGCGGCCCCTACGTCGGCACCACCCGCTGGCTCGGCGCCGCGCTGCCCGCGCTGCTGCGCCGCGCCGGAGTCCGGTCCGGGGCCGACCAGTTGGTGGGGCGCTCGAAGGACGGCATGACCATCGGCACCCCGCTGGAGTCCGTCCTGGACGGCCGCCGGGCGCTGCTCGCGGTCGCCATGAACGGCGAGGCGCTGCCGCTCGCGCACGGCTTCCCGTGCCGCACGGTCGTGCCCGGCTTCTACGGCTACACCTCCGCCACCAAGTGGCTGGTCGATCTGGAGGTCACCACCTTCACCGCCTTCGACCCGTACTGGGTGCAGCGCGGCTGGGACCGCACCGGCACCGTCCGCACCGCCTCCCGGATCGAGGTCCCCGCGCCGTTCGCCAAGGTCCCCGCCGGGGACGTGGACGTCGCGGGAACCGCCTGGGCGACCCACCGGGGCGTCGCCGCCGTCGAGCTGCGGATCGACGGCGGGCCCTGGCGGCAGGCCGAGTTGGCCGCCGACGCCGGGCCCGACCTGTGGCGCCAGTGGTCCTACCGCTGGCCCGGCGCCCCGCCCGGCACGCACCGCATCGAGGTGCGCTCCACCGACGCCACCGGGGCGGTGCAGCCCGAGAGCCGCGCCACCCCCTTCCCCGCCGGGGCGACGGGCTGGCACAGCACCGTCGTCATCGTCACCTGA
- the sigK gene encoding ECF RNA polymerase sigma factor SigK: MSTVVHLSGPGRPGPDLQELMGRIALGDQDAFSRLYDAVAGPVLGLVRRVLRDPAQSEEVAQEVLLEVWRTAARYRPEHGNVLPWVLTIAHHRAVDRVRAAQAAADRDRRAAAAAHATAFDEVAEQVEGRLEREQVRRCLRTLTELQRESLTLAYYRGYTYPQVAEALGAPLGTVKTRMRDALIRMRDCLGVGS, from the coding sequence GTGAGCACAGTCGTCCACCTCTCCGGCCCCGGCCGCCCCGGGCCCGACCTCCAGGAGCTGATGGGCCGGATCGCCCTCGGCGACCAGGACGCGTTCTCCCGCCTCTACGACGCGGTGGCCGGACCGGTGCTCGGGCTGGTGCGGCGGGTGCTGCGCGATCCCGCGCAGTCCGAAGAGGTCGCCCAGGAGGTGCTGCTGGAGGTGTGGCGCACGGCCGCCCGGTACCGGCCGGAGCACGGGAACGTGCTGCCGTGGGTGCTGACCATCGCCCACCACCGCGCGGTCGACCGGGTCCGGGCCGCCCAGGCCGCGGCCGACCGCGACCGGCGCGCCGCGGCCGCCGCCCACGCGACGGCCTTCGACGAGGTCGCCGAACAGGTCGAGGGCCGGCTGGAGCGCGAGCAGGTCCGCCGGTGCCTGCGGACGCTGACCGAACTCCAGCGCGAGTCCCTCACCCTGGCCTACTACCGGGGCTACACCTACCCGCAGGTCGCCGAGGCCCTCGGCGCGCCGCTCGGCACCGTCAAGACCCGGATGCGCGACGCCCTGATCCGCATGCGCGACTGCCTGGGAGTGGGATCATGA
- a CDS encoding anti-sigma factor, giving the protein MNDTADLHTLTGAYAAHALDDDERAAFERHLAHCPSCAQEVAEFTATLARLGAAEAVAPPPRLKARVVAALPTTRQDAPQVAPVPGSRPGGRPARRRQGFVLAACLALAVGAGAVAVEQYRETGRARTDAAAARQQQTALTTLLTAPDAHLSTGPVTGGGTGTTVWSPALGRAGFWASGLPALPDGRVYQLWFDDAGTMRPAGLLPADGSLVLAGTIGRADGVGVTEEPAGGSAHPTSAPLLVLPLTA; this is encoded by the coding sequence ATGAACGACACCGCCGACCTGCACACCCTCACCGGGGCGTACGCCGCGCACGCCCTCGACGACGACGAACGCGCCGCCTTCGAACGCCACTTGGCGCACTGCCCGTCCTGCGCGCAGGAGGTCGCCGAGTTCACCGCGACGCTCGCCAGGCTCGGCGCCGCCGAAGCCGTCGCTCCCCCGCCCCGGCTCAAGGCCCGGGTCGTCGCGGCGCTGCCCACCACCCGGCAGGACGCCCCGCAGGTCGCCCCCGTCCCCGGCTCGCGCCCGGGCGGCCGTCCCGCGCGGCGCCGACAGGGGTTCGTCCTGGCCGCCTGCCTCGCCCTGGCCGTCGGCGCGGGCGCGGTCGCCGTCGAGCAGTACCGGGAGACCGGGCGGGCCAGGACGGACGCGGCGGCGGCGCGGCAGCAGCAGACCGCCCTCACCACCCTGCTCACCGCCCCGGACGCCCACCTCAGCACCGGCCCGGTGACCGGCGGCGGGACCGGCACCACGGTGTGGTCGCCCGCCCTCGGCCGGGCCGGTTTCTGGGCCTCCGGCCTGCCCGCCCTCCCCGACGGCCGGGTCTACCAGCTCTGGTTCGACGACGCCGGCACCATGCGCCCGGCCGGTCTGCTCCCGGCCGACGGCAGCCTCGTGCTGGCCGGGACGATCGGCCGCGCCGACGGTGTGGGCGTCACCGAGGAGCCCGCGGGCGGCTCGGCGCACCCCACCTCGGCCCCGCTCCTGGTCCTCCCCCTCACCGCCTGA
- a CDS encoding cyclopropane-fatty-acyl-phospholipid synthase family protein has translation MTAPTTRTTRAPGRGESAAEVLEPVLHELFAGPPPFALRLWDGSATGPADGPTVLLRHRRALRRLLWQPGELGLADAWISGEIDVDGDLADALSAVRRALAGRTVGRPAPRSWPALLSAAARLGVAGPPPPRPGGRAKVRGALHSRGRDRAVISHHYDLSNEFYALLLGPAMAYSCAYYTRDDQPLQAAQEAKFELICRKLDLSPGARLLDVGCGWGALARHAARHHGARVTAVTLSARQHAHARTLAAEAGVADLVDVRLCDYREIPADAYDAVSCVEMGEHVGRDEYPAFAARLHGLLRPGGRLLVQQMSRGAVAPGGGAFIEAYITPDMHMRPLGQTVDLIEAAGLEVLHTEAMRPHYARTIDDWRAELTRQHDRFAALVGRPTVRLWQLYLAGSSLAFAEGRMGVDQILARRPGGGQETVRPAGWHSG, from the coding sequence ATGACCGCACCCACGACCCGAACCACCCGGGCCCCCGGGCGGGGGGAGAGCGCCGCCGAGGTGCTCGAACCGGTCCTGCACGAGCTGTTCGCGGGGCCGCCGCCCTTCGCCCTGCGGCTGTGGGACGGCTCGGCCACCGGCCCGGCGGACGGGCCGACGGTGCTGCTGCGCCACCGCCGGGCGCTGCGCAGGCTGCTGTGGCAGCCGGGCGAGCTCGGCCTGGCCGACGCCTGGATCAGCGGGGAAATCGACGTCGACGGCGACCTCGCCGACGCGCTGTCCGCCGTCCGGCGGGCCCTCGCCGGACGGACGGTCGGCCGCCCGGCCCCGCGCAGCTGGCCCGCCCTGCTGTCCGCGGCCGCCCGGCTCGGCGTCGCCGGGCCCCCGCCGCCCCGGCCCGGCGGCCGGGCCAAGGTCCGCGGCGCCCTGCACAGCCGGGGCCGCGACCGGGCGGTGATCAGCCACCACTACGACCTGTCGAACGAGTTCTACGCCCTGCTGCTCGGACCGGCCATGGCCTACTCCTGCGCCTACTACACCCGGGACGACCAGCCCCTGCAGGCCGCGCAGGAAGCCAAGTTCGAGCTGATCTGCCGCAAGCTCGACCTGAGCCCCGGCGCGCGCCTGCTCGACGTCGGCTGCGGCTGGGGCGCGCTCGCCCGGCACGCCGCCCGCCACCACGGCGCCCGCGTCACCGCCGTCACCCTCTCCGCCCGCCAGCACGCCCACGCCCGCACCCTGGCGGCCGAGGCGGGCGTCGCGGACCTGGTCGACGTCCGGCTCTGCGACTACCGGGAGATCCCCGCGGACGCCTACGACGCCGTCAGCTGCGTGGAGATGGGCGAACACGTCGGCCGGGACGAGTACCCCGCCTTCGCCGCCCGCCTGCACGGCCTGCTGCGCCCGGGCGGGCGGCTGCTGGTCCAGCAGATGTCGCGCGGGGCCGTCGCACCCGGCGGCGGCGCGTTCATCGAGGCGTACATCACCCCCGACATGCACATGCGCCCGCTCGGGCAGACCGTCGACCTGATCGAGGCGGCCGGCCTGGAGGTGCTGCACACCGAGGCGATGCGCCCGCACTACGCCCGCACCATCGACGACTGGCGGGCCGAACTGACCCGGCAGCACGATCGCTTCGCCGCCCTGGTCGGCCGCCCCACCGTGCGGCTGTGGCAGCTCTACCTGGCCGGGAGCTCGCTGGCCTTCGCCGAGGGGCGGATGGGCGTCGACCAGATCCTGGCCCGCCGCCCGGGCGGCGGGCAGGAGACCGTCCGGCCCGCCGGGTGGCACTCCGGCTGA